DNA from Coffea arabica cultivar ET-39 chromosome 10c, Coffea Arabica ET-39 HiFi, whole genome shotgun sequence:
ATTGAAAGCTGTTTTGCTCATGGATTAATAGGTAATTCCTAATTGCCCACACCTGTGATATCCCCCCCTTTATTAAATGAAGAAGGCACCAAAGAAGAGAAGCAAGAGAGAAGTTCAACGCGTATGAAAATAAAGGGTTTCTTGTTCTGTAACCACAGGTTTCATTTGCTGATGGAATTTGTGAATTTAAGCTGAGTAGCTGAAAGAGCAATATAGTCGTTTGTGTAATATTATCTTGTAACATTACATTCTTCAATCCTTGTTTGAATTTCCGTGCTAGTGGGCCTAATTGTATGTAGGTTAAATCATGATAAAGTGGTCTTTGTCAAAACAAGTTTTCTATAGAAAGGTAGAAATACGAAAACGTGTGCTTGATGACAAGAGCAGCAGCTTGCTTGGCTGCCTTAGACATTCGTCTAAAATAaacggggaaaaaaaaatctaatgatCCTCAAAATAACCATTATGACTACTTTATTGCAAAGTTAAGGAAGCCAAAAGCGAATCCTATTTTGATCACTATGGCTTTGTCATAAAAGTGGCAATCTTTGGTTTTTGGTGTATGATGCTTCTATATCATTTTGCGTATGTATTGTACAAACCAAAATTTTAAGGTTCAATACGTATAGGGATACAGAATTGAAGGGATAAAGCAAACACTCGAAATGTATgttagagaaaagaaaataattaatttacaaTATTATTGAAATCTTAAATAACAAAGAAAGTTACATTACAATTAAAAACTTGAGAAACTTTTCTAGAATTTCTCTAGAAAACATCCTAAATAATGTCTTATTTGTACTCTACCAAACTTGTAAGGAAAGAAATCACTTGCATAAGAAACCATCAAATAAAACACAAATTCTTAAATTACAATACATATATCATTCTTGTTTGCcaataaaagtaataaataaATACTTCTAAACTTGGTTTAGTTTGCCAATACATACATCATTCTTGTTTCAAGCCTTTCAACGGAGGATGCCAGAAGGGTAAGGTCCCCAGTCTGGCGACGTTATCATAGTCCTGAGGACCATGATCTGGTAATCCAGGAATGACCAATCCAACCATCCTAGACACAATCTCAAAGAACCCTTCTCTATACTCCATTCCCCTCGTGAAAGGGATAATGAAGCTCCTAATCAGCTCGTAAACGGCACTCAAATGCTTGGGTATAACCGACAGCAGTGAAAAGTAGTTCTGGTTTGGTTCTTCCTCTAGAATCTGTTtcggttttagttccaaaataagAGAAAAGGAATTTATAAGAACACTCCCATAAAATAatacaagggaaaaaaaaaactagagaatagataaagaaagaaataaaaagttttTTTACCTGCCCTCGGTAGCGGCTGTTGAAGTATAAACAAAGGCCAAAGTGCTTGAACATGAGGGTTTTGTCATCAAACGGTACTCTTGGAACTATATCATTGTTGTAGACATATCTGCAATATTTTACGTCATACAATCTAAGCTTGCCCTTCACAAACTCCCCAAATTGCTCATCTCCAACTCTAGGCTGCCCAAAAGTGTACACTCCTTCCATTCTTTCCAACAGCTCATTTTCTTCATGTAAAATCAGTATGGCAGGAAACAAAATTGCCAATGCCCCTCCTAAGCTGTGTCCAGTTACCACGAATTTTGCATTCTGATTTTCCCTCAAtctatttctcaaaatttcccTTATTGTGTAATAGGCATAGTCTTTTCCACCTGAGCCTTGCTCAATTTTCTTAGGCCAACCCTTTCGTTTTTGTAAGCCTAAGGCTTTCATAAATCCAGCATGAATCTTGCCCACACCTTCGATATCATACCACGAAATATCCAAATCCGTACGCCAATCATCAGCTTCAAACGGTTGTGTCCCTCGAAAGGCCACCTCAGTCAGGTTAGAATCAGCACTGGTTCTCTTGTCTTCGAAAATGATGGCTTGTGTTGTGTATGATTCCTCATAATCTGAATGGTATTGGGTAGACAAGTTGTAAATTGTAAATTAAACTTCAGAATTGCATTCCTTTGCTAAAAGAGTTATTCGTTTAATGTTTCAGATGTAACCTTCTAATCATCTCCGTAGTTTTTTcctctttatttcttttaattttccaTTATTTGTTGTAAACGGATAGCTATCTCCCATACAAATGTCCTTTTCGGTTGAATTTTAAGCAAAGATAAATCATGAGATAGTTacgtgccaattaatgatccGTGACCGCAGTTGTGGCGAAGGCTTCATTTTCATAGGCCAATTATAATTTATAGGCAAGACGTGCCCTCCAATGGACGTGATGCGAATTAGCTATAGCTTTCACTAACAgttgaaaaaattaaatcataaTGAAGTGATGGTCaccatcattttttttcattcgaGTTGGTGGTGACAACTGACAACGTTGTGAGGTTAGGATTGAGATTTGAGAAGACATATAGGTTTAGGGTAACTATTAGATAAAATTTCTTagacttttttttattgttaagttcaaaattcaaattctaAATTTATTTGGAGATGGAAAGAGTGCGTGTAAAGAGAAAggaggattaaaaaaaaaaaaagatgaccACGTATTTTGCAAAATTTGAGAAGACAAATTTTACTTTTAGTGAGTAAGATTTCTATATATCCATCCGAAATGAATCGGGCAATTGTAGTTTACTTGACAACTTGTAAATCAGAACTTCTAATTTCTAAACAAAGACTAGGAGGTATTTTCCGGTTTGCTGCGATTAGGCAAAAACCAGGAAACTTGTTGATGTGCATTTGGACTTGTCAAAGTAGTGCCATCATTCATGTTTGGAACTTAATTATACGCATTATCACCACTACACTAAGAGTCAAAAATGGCCAGCAACAATGAGTGGCAAGAAATGGTTGTCTTTTGAcacgaaaaagaaaagagtaaaATTTCACATAAAGAGGAGAACGGAGCCACTGACCATTCCAAAAGTTGAAGGAGCCCAAGAATTCCATCTGCAAGAGTAgaattggaaaaaagaaaaaaacgaCTTGAAACTTGTTCCAAGCAATATAACACGAAACTTGCATTGCATGTCCTgaaattataattaaattacCTGCCAGTGATCTGTGACCACAGTTCTGGAGAAGGCTTCATTTTCATAGGCCAATTTAGCGGCCATTATAGACAAGGCTGCACCATACCTCTCGTCATTAGCTTTGATCCTTCCGTCTAAATCCACTCGCGTGTCCAGATTCGCAACTATCGACCTGAAAGTTGCAGCCGACCTGTCTGGCGTTACTACCTTTCCTGCAATTAAAGCATACACAAGGCCATACTGTTACCATATTATTTGGCTCGTTGTTCTCCATGAAACATGTACAAGATTTCAATGGctgttattatcattttttctCTCTATATCAAATAGAATATGATTTGACACCAAAAATTAATGCCTAATCCAGTTTCCCTGTGTTGCATAATAATATGcttttgcatgcatgcatgcagcAATCAATTTACGCATAATAATATGAATTATTGGAACATCCGACATAAataaaacagaaattaaaacaaacCCGTAAGGAAATTCCGTAAAAGGCCGCCCAAGCCACCATTGCTGGATGGATAATTCTGCAACAGCTCCAGAGTAGATCCTAGGTCTGCCAAAGGTTTTTTCAACTGGAGGAGGAGCATCTGAGCCATGACAGACACAAAAACTACCCATCGGCGACGGAGGCCCCTTAGGCTGTCTGCCTCCGGGGCATCAAAGAAGTCTCTTTTTTGTAATTCGCGTGAATAGAAGATGCGAAGGAGGTCGCTAAAACCAGCTTCTTTCGGATTGAGCAGCAAATAATCTTTACAGAAATCTTCTTCGGAAGGCAAACCTAGGTTAGAATCAATGGTGCTCATTGGGTAGAAAGATGTGTTGTTACGTCAAAGTCTCAAAGGGTCAACTGATCTGCAGTTCAAAGTATAGCTATGTGATAAAATTTCTATTGCTGGGTAGATGCTTAAACAATGTggtattttcttgaatgagagcGATTGCCCTCTACATATACATGTATTTATAACCGAGTAAGATCATTAGCAGTTTGAATTTgtcaaaagggataatttcagaaacctcccttgaggtttctaacaattttactCAGCTCCCcccaattttagaaaattacatTGACCTCCCTTGCTTTTACTATTTAAGTAACATTATAGACCCATTAGGCTAGAATTATACttaaatatcctaaaatacccttatgcaatatcataatatcaaaagaaagtgaaaaaaaaggtttagtgatcaatttaaccaaaaaaaaaagtaacaaacACTTTTATCCAAATTTGCTATGCTTCCATGATAATTGTAAACCTAAAACCTCATCAACCGTTCAAGCAAACTCTAATTTAATTCCCAAATTCTATCAATTTTGGTATCACTAAAATCCCAAATGTTACCAAAATAGCACTGCAACTTAATCCCCAAAATCTATCAATTTTGGCATCATCAAAATCCCAAACTCTACTCGAATCATTTTACAAATAGACCATAACCACCACCACCAACTAAAATACCCTCAAAAGCTTCCCCCCCAAATTAACACTATATTTTGTCTATTAACTAATCTCACACCTCAAATTATGAACCCAACACCTATCGCATATCACCTTCCTTGAACAGAAGATCTGGCCAACCGCTATTGATGTCTATGCCAAGAGCAACCCCGTACTCCAATGGCATCAGGAACAGAGAAACTAATCTTTATGACAAACCACCACCAATACttgtaaatcaaacaaaaatgaaaCTAAATGAAGATATTAGATTCTAGTACGTAATAGACATAATAGCATAACCCAAAGTCATccatttttctcttccaacCATAGcccattaattttatttttttcctccctATCACAACCATCTTTATCATCTCCATCTAATTTGACCATGAAATTTCATTTGCTCTATCAATttgtaattttggaaattttgattctttaatatATGCAAATTATAATATGAGAAGAAATAAACGAGGGGGCTGATAGTTAAGTACTACGGAAAGAGAGAAATAGACAAGAAATAAACACTTCGAGTAGGTTTGCATGGTGGTGTAGTTGATGGGTGGAAGAGACTGTGGGATTATAGGTAAAAAGGAGAGAATcataagagagaaaaaaaaatggagggaaagagaaaagaaactgCTATTAATTAAAGTAAGATTGGGGATGATAACGAATTGTTGtaggtttttattttttcttttacttttggtttggtttttATATTCCACATATGTGGTAAATTATCTATTAAGTAGAGGGTATTGTAGTCATTTTATTGAACCGAGGGAGGTTAgtataattttctaaaattgggGGGAGctaagtgaaattgtcaaaaacctcaagggtggtttctgaaattattccttGTCAAAAAGATGAGAATCCACAGATACCCAAATTAATGGTTCTCACGTGCGCGTATGGGAGTCATTGCAGTGTACACTAGtatactccaaaaaaaaaatatatatatatatatatatgtacacactAGCATACGACAACTATGGAAAAGTTTGGCATTTGATTAAAAGTAATTACGCACCATTTGAAGAATTAGTGTTATAATAAGGGCTAATTTCTCAgaatatacatataaaaaaaaaacatccgcCAAATGAAGCTGTGACATGGAGTGTTTCTGAAGCTATACTTGCCGTACTGAGTCAGCACGACAGCAAAATAAATTCTCCATTCCCAATCTAACAGGAAAAAGTCAGTCAGCAGCTGCAAAAATTTTAGTGAGGGTCAGAAGATGTCAGCTGATGCACGGCCGCGACTGACATCTTTTGACTCAGGAGCCGCTGCCGTGCACAGTCAGCACGGGATTTAAGTATGTGTGTGTAGGATTTAAGGTCTTCAGAATTTATCCAGAAGTCAGCAATTGCCTTTTGGGTAAACCTGTGGAATTATCTTAGATTCTGGGTGTGTGTGTTTATTATTTACTATTGAAAGAAAAGGGGAGAAGGGGAATGTAACTGTGGGAAAATATTGCTTAGAATGGGGTGGGGTATAGGGAAGACATCTTCAAAGAGGAGACAAATCGTCACAATCATAGTCAACTGATTGTTCAAgtgcaaagaagaaaaataaacctTAACCCTAAAGACCAATTCTTGGCGGCCGAACTATTCTGTATAAAGAAGTTACTAAAACAACAGGATTAAGCATAATCAAATAGATAGATATACACTCGC
Protein-coding regions in this window:
- the LOC113714374 gene encoding triacylglycerol lipase OBL1-like; this encodes MSTIDSNLGLPSEEDFCKDYLLLNPKEAGFSDLLRIFYSRELQKRDFFDAPEADSLRGLRRRWVVFVSVMAQMLLLQLKKPLADLGSTLELLQNYPSSNGGLGGLLRNFLTGKVVTPDRSAATFRSIVANLDTRVDLDGRIKANDERYGAALSIMAAKLAYENEAFSRTVVTDHWQMEFLGSFNFWNDYEESYTTQAIIFEDKRTSADSNLTEVAFRGTQPFEADDWRTDLDISWYDIEGVGKIHAGFMKALGLQKRKGWPKKIEQGSGGKDYAYYTIREILRNRLRENQNAKFVVTGHSLGGALAILFPAILILHEENELLERMEGVYTFGQPRVGDEQFGEFVKGKLRLYDVKYCRYVYNNDIVPRVPFDDKTLMFKHFGLCLYFNSRYRGQILEEEPNQNYFSLLSVIPKHLSAVYELIRSFIIPFTRGMEYREGFFEIVSRMVGLVIPGLPDHGPQDYDNVARLGTLPFWHPPLKGLKQE